A single region of the Salicibibacter cibi genome encodes:
- a CDS encoding heavy metal translocating P-type ATPase, with amino-acid sequence MAGRRSIVADHHIEKTDYRVQGFSCASCADTFEKNVQRLDGITDAKVNFPASKITVYGSTTKEELEKAGSFENLKVHSEHAPSESEPTHQPSFFQKYQTVILAILFFGFGVASQIINGQENLLTWLAYATSMVVGGYTLFKAGLMNLMRLRFDMKTLMTVAVIGAAIIGEWAEGALVVILFAISEELEGFSMDRARQSIRSLMDIAPKEALIKRNGQEMTVPVEDVAIGDIMIVKPGQKTAMDGVVVTGQSSINQAAVTGESIPVEKNIDDEVFAGTLNEEGFLEVRVTKHVEDTTISKVIHLVEEAQAERAPAQAFVDRFAKYYTPAVMVLAMLVAVMPPLVMGAAWEAWIYQGLAVLVVACPCALVVSTPVSIVTAIGNAAKNGVLIKGGAYLEEAGSLKAIAFDKTGTLTKGVPVVTDFSLFHPGDEDELLAKVTALESRSQHPLASAIVDKAKQANISYHHHKVRDFTSITGKGVKGTIDGTTYYVGNLSLWEDVLGYVLDPEIRTPLDDLQKQGKTGMFIGTEQSVLALIAVADEVRDTSQEMISKLYDIGIDQTIMLTGDHQDTASAIGRQVGVTDVQANLLPEDKLSYVKAFREKYRKVAMVGDGVNDAPALAASNVGIAMGGVGTDTALETADVALMGDDLQKLPYTMKLSRRALRIIKQNISFSLGIKLLALLLVVPGWLTLWIAILADLGATLLVTANGLRLLRVKE; translated from the coding sequence ATGGCCGGGAGGAGATCCATAGTGGCTGATCACCATATAGAAAAAACTGATTATCGCGTTCAAGGCTTTTCGTGTGCGAGTTGTGCCGATACGTTTGAAAAGAATGTGCAACGATTAGACGGGATAACCGATGCAAAGGTGAATTTCCCGGCTTCAAAGATCACCGTTTATGGATCAACAACGAAGGAGGAATTGGAGAAGGCAGGTTCCTTTGAAAATTTGAAAGTCCATTCAGAACACGCACCTAGTGAATCGGAACCAACCCATCAGCCATCCTTTTTCCAAAAATATCAAACCGTAATATTGGCCATTCTCTTTTTTGGTTTTGGAGTGGCTTCCCAAATCATCAATGGCCAAGAGAACCTGCTCACTTGGCTTGCTTATGCCACTTCGATGGTCGTTGGGGGCTATACGCTTTTTAAGGCTGGCCTTATGAATTTAATGCGCCTGCGATTTGATATGAAGACGCTCATGACTGTCGCTGTCATCGGGGCGGCCATTATCGGAGAATGGGCGGAAGGAGCTCTTGTGGTCATTCTTTTTGCCATTAGTGAAGAACTCGAGGGATTCTCCATGGATCGGGCGAGACAATCCATTCGTTCGCTCATGGATATAGCCCCTAAGGAAGCGCTCATTAAACGAAATGGCCAAGAGATGACCGTTCCTGTCGAAGACGTTGCGATTGGAGACATCATGATCGTCAAACCTGGGCAAAAAACGGCCATGGATGGCGTTGTTGTGACCGGTCAGTCCTCGATAAATCAGGCAGCTGTTACCGGAGAGTCTATTCCTGTTGAAAAAAATATCGATGATGAGGTATTTGCGGGAACATTGAATGAAGAAGGGTTCCTTGAAGTTCGTGTCACCAAGCATGTTGAAGACACGACCATTTCAAAAGTGATCCATCTCGTGGAAGAAGCACAAGCAGAACGTGCTCCGGCCCAAGCTTTTGTGGATCGTTTTGCGAAGTATTATACACCCGCTGTTATGGTGTTGGCTATGCTTGTGGCTGTTATGCCGCCATTAGTGATGGGAGCGGCCTGGGAAGCATGGATTTATCAAGGACTTGCTGTATTAGTTGTGGCTTGTCCGTGTGCGCTTGTGGTTTCAACCCCGGTTTCCATTGTTACAGCCATTGGCAATGCGGCTAAGAACGGTGTTTTAATTAAAGGCGGCGCTTATTTAGAAGAAGCCGGGTCATTGAAAGCAATTGCCTTTGATAAAACAGGGACTTTAACCAAGGGAGTTCCGGTAGTTACGGATTTTTCCCTATTTCACCCGGGAGACGAAGATGAGCTTTTAGCCAAGGTCACTGCGTTAGAGTCACGATCTCAGCACCCTTTAGCTTCGGCCATCGTCGATAAAGCAAAGCAAGCGAACATTTCTTATCACCATCATAAAGTACGGGATTTTACTTCGATCACAGGAAAAGGAGTCAAAGGTACAATCGATGGGACAACATACTACGTTGGGAATCTAAGTTTATGGGAAGATGTCCTGGGATATGTTTTGGATCCGGAAATTCGAACTCCCCTTGATGATCTCCAAAAACAAGGGAAGACAGGGATGTTTATTGGCACTGAACAGTCCGTATTAGCTCTAATTGCCGTTGCTGATGAAGTTCGTGACACAAGCCAAGAAATGATCTCGAAACTCTATGACATTGGCATTGACCAAACAATTATGCTTACGGGCGATCATCAAGACACGGCGTCTGCCATTGGCAGGCAAGTAGGTGTGACCGATGTTCAAGCCAATCTTTTACCGGAAGATAAATTATCTTATGTTAAAGCTTTTAGAGAGAAGTATCGGAAAGTAGCTATGGTTGGAGACGGGGTTAATGATGCCCCTGCCCTGGCTGCGTCCAATGTAGGCATTGCCATGGGGGGAGTAGGCACTGATACGGCATTGGAAACCGCCGACGTTGCCTTGATGGGGGATGATTTACAAAAATTGCCCTACACCATGAAACTAAGCCGCCGAGCGCTGCGTATTATTAAACAAAACATCAGTTTTTCCCTGGGTATTAAGCTTTTGGCACTTTTATTAGTGGTACCGGGGTGGTTAACCCTTTGGATTGCTATCTTAGCGGATTTAGGGGCGACTCTCCTTG